Genomic DNA from Candidatus Delongbacteria bacterium:
GTGTTTATTATTATCAGGTTAAAATAGGCAATAATTTTCAAAAAAGTAAAATGATGCTAATTAAATAGTATTTATCATGAAGATAAAACACTGCTACTTGGCAGTGTTTTTTTATTTTAATTCTTTGATTATTTTAACATATTTAATATTCTGTAATAGTGTGACGACTTATAAATCGAGGTATCGAATGATTTTAAAAATTGATCTAAATAGATCCTATTTAAACTCAAATTCTCAAATAAAAAAATCTTTAATTAGTTTTGATGATTTAAGTAAAAAGCTGCTAATTATATTTACACTTTTTTGTAGTTTCAGATCTTATTCGAATGAACAGAAGTCTTATTACAAACCTAAGGATGAGCATGTTAGAATTGTTGTGGGTGATGATATAAATTATCCACCTTACAGCTATTTAGATCAGAATGGCTTAGCTACGGGTTTTAACATAGAGTTGATAAAAGCAGTTGCGGACGAAATGGGTTTTGACATAGAGATTAGACTCGGGGAATGGAGTAGTGTTAAGGAAGAACTTTTACAAGGAGACCTTGATGTTATTTCAGGTATGTTTTACTCTCAAGAAAGAGAGGCTTTTTACAGTTTTTCTACGAAACATAATATGTCTGTTGGTGATATTTTTACCAGAGAGGGTTTTGTTATTCAAGATTTTAATGATCTCATAGGAAAAACCGTTGCTGTCCAAAAAGGTGATATAATGGCAGAACTTTTGGAGAAGATGGGACTAGATATTAAGATTATTTACTTCAATACAGTTCGTGATGCTCTATATGATTTAGCGAATGGGAAATATGATTATGCAGCCCTTATGAAAGTACCAGGCTTGTATACCATAAAAGAAGAAAATGTAAAGGGAATCATCAATCAGAATATTAATATTAAAAATGACGATTATTGCTTTGTTGTAAAAAAAGGAAATGAAAATTTACTTACTTATTTAAACAGCGGTTTAATGATTTTAAAGGCTACGGGTAAATACGATCAATTGTACGATGAATGGTTTGGAATATTGGAGGAAAGAGATTTCCTCACTTACCTAAAGAGATATAAGAATTACCTTATTATTGGGGGTCTTTTTGTTTTATTATCATTTTTATTGAACATTTTTTTAAAAATTATAATTACTAAGAAAACTAAAGTAATAGAATCAAATGAAAAAAAATACAAAAAATATTTGGAAAATTTACCAATGGCAGTGGGAATTGCTAAAATGGATGGCACAATAACATACTTAAATCCAACTTTTACGAAATTGTTTGGATACACTTTAGAGGATATCCCGAATATTACAATTTGGAGTAACAAAGCGTATCCTGACGAAAATGATAGAATCCATTATAATAAAGTTTGGGAAGAAGATATAGCTGCTTTTTTAAAAAATCCATTTGAGTTACTACCTTCCAGGATTTATAAGATTCAATCAAAAAGTAAGGATTTAATTATTGCTGAAATTACTTTTTCTATTTATGAAAATGAGTTATATACAATGTTCAACGATATAACAGAGAAAGATAAATTACAAAGTCAGCTTGATAAAAACACAATTCTTTTTGAGAAGGTTTTTGATTTGTTACCTTACTCTTGCACAATTTCTGATTTGAATGGTACGTATCTGAAGGTGAACAAAGCGTATCAAAAAGCGATAGAATTGAACGAAAGTGAAATATTGGGGAAAAAACCCGTTGAGCTTGGAGATGTAATTGATTTAGCACATCAAAAAGAGATAGTTGATGAACTTATAAAGAATGAGGTCGTAAATGATATTGAAGTAAAAATATACAGATCAAGATTAGGTAAATACTTTGATATTCTTTTCTCAAGCACAATTTTTGATTTTGATGGAGAAAAACTTGTAATTTCTGCAACTGTAGATATAACAAATAGAAAGAAGATGGAAGAAGATCTTGCCAGAAGTGAAGAGAATTTAAGAATTACTTTGAACTCAATTGGCGATGCAGTCATTACTACTGATGCAGAAGGGCTGGTAACTAATTTGAATCCTGTGGCTGAAGTTTTAACAGGCTGGAAAAAAATCGATGCCTTTGGAATACCTTTGCCGGAAGTATTCAAAATTATCAATGCCGAGACAAGAAATATTGTTGAAAATCCTGCCGAAATAGTACTAAGAACAGGTAAAATTGTGGGACTGGCAAATCATACAGTGCTAATAAGTAAAGATAAAAAAGAGTATCAAATTGCTGATTCAGGTGCACCGATTATCGATAAAAATGGAAATATAGTTGGAGTTGTACTAGTTTTTAGAGATGTAACAAAAGAATATGCTCTTCAAGACCAATTATTTCAAAGTCAAAAAATGGATGCTATAGGTCAACTTGCTGGAGGAATTGCCCATGATTTCAATAATATGCTTGGAGGAATCACTGGAGCTGCAGAACTTTTAAAGAAAAAAGTAAGTGATGATAAGGGTTTCTATTATATATCAATCATAAATGAGGCCGCAAGTAGAGCCTCAGATCTATCGAGGAACCTTCTAGCCTTTGCAAGAAAACAAGCTCCGGGATCAACAACTATTGATGTTCATAAATCTATATTGAATACCGTTTCACTTCTTTCAAACACTATTGATAAGAAAATTTCTATTGAAACATCTCTCAAAGCCGATCAATTCTTTGTGACAGGTGATGATTCTCAGCTTCAAAGTGTTTTTCTTAACATGGGTATAAACGCCTCACAGGCAATTAGTGATGGTGGGGTTATTAAATTTGAAACAGACAAAATTATACTCGATAAAGAGTATTGTGACAAATCAACATTCAATCTATCTCCAGGGTCTTACCTTGAGATTAAGATTATTGACACTGGAAGTGGAATTCCATTAGAAATAATTCCAAAGATTTTTGATCCATTTTTTACAACAAAGAAGAATGGAAAAGGTACAGGTTTGGGGCTTTCCTCTGCTTATGGTATTATCCATCAGCATAAAGGAGCTGTTATCGTCAATAGTGAAATTGGAAAAGGAACCTGTTTTAAAATTTATATTCCATTAGTTGAGGGTTTCGATGAAAAGATTGACTTTGAACATGAAATTGAGAATGGTTATGGATCGATTCTTCTTGTGGATGATGAATTGATTATGAGAGTTACTGGAAAAGCGTTGTTAGAAGAGATTGGCTATAAAGTGGATACGGCAGTAAATGGAATTGATGCTATAAAAAAATTTGAATCAGATCTCAATAAGTATGATTTAGTAATTTTGGATATGATTATGCCTGAAATGAATGGGAGAGATTGTTTCGTCAAATTACGAAAAATTGATCCTGAAATAAAAATTATAATTGCTTCAGGATTTTCCAGGTTAGAAGATTTAGAGGATTTAAAGGCGAAGAATTTAAATGGATTTATACAAAAACCATTCCAGTTATATGAAATAAATAAAATCATTTCAGAGGTTTTAAGAAAATAGGAAAGAGGTTTTCAAAATTACTTACCTTTTTGGAAATTGCTATGATTAGAAATTTAGCCACATAAAAGGTAGTGAGTTCTATTAGTAATACTTTTGAAAAACTCTCTCCAAATAGAATTTTAAATTGTCCAATAATGAGCAATTCTGTCTTTTAGTTCTTTTCTATAAGCTTCCCAGTCTGTAATTGGTTTCGTAGCTACACCCTCTTCACAAGCTGCTTTTGCTACTGCTAAAGCTTCATATTCAATTACTCTAGGATCGAAAGGTTTTGGAACTATATATTCTGGACCAAATTTAAATTCTTTATTCTTGTACGCTTTTTTTACAATATCTGGAACGGGCTCTTTTGCCAATTTAGCCAGAGCTCTGGAAGCTGCTACTTTCATTCCTTCTGTGATTTTTGTCGCTCCAACATCAAGAGCACCTCTAAAAATGAATGGAAACCCTAAAACATTATTTACTTGATTCGGATAATCAGATCGCCCCGTAGCCATGATAACATCTTTTCTGGTCTCAATAGCGACTTCATATGTTATTTCAGGGTCTGGGTTTGCCATCGCAAAAACAATTGGGTTCGCATTCATTGAAAGAAGCATTTCTGGAGAAACAGCATCCTTCTTGGAAACACCCATAAAGACATCAGCACCTTTCATAGCATCTTCAAGTGTTCTTTTATCGGTATCTACAGCAAAAAACTCTTTATAATCGTTCATTCCCTCTTTTCTTCCCTTGTATATAACCCCTTTGGTGTCACACATAATTACGTTTTCTTTTGTAACACCCATGGTTATAAACAATTTTGCACAAGAGATCCCTGCAGCACCGGCACCATTAAAAACGACCTTTATATCTTTAATGTTTTTACCAGTAATTTCTAGAGCATTCAAAAGACCTGCTGCCGAAATTATTGCAGTTCCATGCTGATCATCATGAAAAATTGGAATATTACAGATCTCTTTGAGTTTCTCTTCAATATAAAAACATTCTGGTGCTTTTATATCTTCTAGGTTCACACCTCCAACAGTAGGCTCCATCAATTTAACAAATTTTATAATGTCATCAGGATCTTCAGTTGCTATTTCAATGTCAAACACATCAACATCTGCAAATCTTTTAAAAAGAACTCCTTTTCCCTCCATCACAGGTTTGCTTGCTAGTGCTCCCAAATTGCCGAGGCCTAAAATTGCTGTTCCATTTGATATTACAGCAACTAAATTTTGTCTGTTGGTGTATTTTGCAGCATCAGCAGGATTTTCAGCAATTTTTTTTACAGGAGCAGCTACTCCAGGAGTATACGCCATTGACAAATCTTCTGCTGTTTGGCATGGTTTAGTAAGCAGAGTAGCAATCTTACCAGGTTGTCCTTGAGAATGATAAACCAAAGCTTGATCATCGTAATTAGCCATAAAAAAACCTCCATCAATTTATAATCCTTATATTTTCAATATATATGGTTTTTACTATAAATGAAAGTAATCAATTATTGTTAATTTTATATGCTTTAAAACATATTTTGTGTTAAGTTTAGACATTGTCAAAATGTGTTATATTTTTTTTTAATTAAGATATTGAGGAATCGCTCGATGATAAGCAAAGAGAAAAAAGAAAAAATTATTCGAATTGCCCTAAATAGTTCAATTTACAAAGCTTCTTTAAAGTATAATGTATCTTACAACACATTAAAAAAATGGATTTGTGAACGAGATAATTCAACTGATGTTAAATTTTTTTTTAATATCTCTACCGCTATGGAGAACTATTTTGTTTACACAATCTACAATTATCTTAACAAATCATTCTCAGTTCTTTTTTCCAAATATAGAAGTGAAAAAATTTGGAAATTTTTCGAAATGATAATGAAAAAAGAAGAAGTCCTGATATTCGATATCAGAAGTACAAAATTTGATGAAAAGAATGATGTTAAGAATCATATAAAAAGAGTGGTATTAGACTCATTGCTACTCCACAATAATTTGAACATAATTTCGTGCATATCAAACTTCAAGATTTTATCAGGGAAATCTTTTTTTGTGATAATGGAAAGAGACAGGTATTACAATCCTTTTTCATGCAAAATTATTACAAAAGGAAAAGACAATGAGATTTTAGAGAAAGAAAATGTAAATATTTGTGAGGTTTTGAACTACGAAGAGTTAACCAAAATAGGAATCAGAAGTAATAATAGCTCCAAAGTTATAACTAACTTTAAAATTTCTACAATTTTGATACAGATTCATTCATTAAACTTGAACAAGTTTGGGATGAAATATGTAATAACAGCTTATGATTTAAAAAATAATTTATTGAATATGTGTTTTACTTTTCAAAGGAGTAAAACTGGAAAAATTCTTTATATGTTATTTTTAAATTATCTCTATTCAAAATTGGGTATTGAACAAATACAATTTGTTTCTGACATCAAAATAGATAATATCATGATTACTCCATATACTAAAAGTTTTGACTATATAAGAAAGCGAGTAAAACGGAAAGTAAAATCAATGGAGAGGTGGTTAGACTCTGCTCAGAATGAGTCTGATTTTAAATTTAAAGCATTGATCTATTTGGCTGATTATAATTTTTCTTTGAAGCACAACATTAAATTTCATATGCCATTTATTTTGGATAAAAATATTAGCTTCATGAATCTTTTCAATAAAAGCATCAAAATTGAACTTGTAGATAAAGTTTCAGAGAAATTGATTAAAGAGTTTTCTCAAGTTAAATTGGATCTGTCTTCAAAGTTAAAGAATGAAAAAATATCTAAATTTTATGATTATCTAAATGATAATAAGTTTTTAGGAACTAAAATTAAAAGAGAGTTTATTGAAAATGCTAGTATGTCACAGCTTATGGGAGATCTTAACAATTCGGAATATCTCCTGAAAATAATTTTAAAAGGTAGTGATCTTGATGAAAAATCAAAAATTTTAGCAATGAATGCTTTTGGTATGCTCAATTTCAGAAAAGGAAACTATTCCAGAGCTGAAAAATCTTACAAAATGGGATTGAAACTTGCGAAGCAAAGCAATGAAAATAAATTGGAATTTGATATATTGAAAAATCAGTGCTCAATGCTTATTCACCAAAACAAACATCTACCTTTGGAAAAGTACATAAAAAATCTGGAGAAATTGTCTAGAAAAATTGATGAAAACATTTATTATTCCAGTTTCCATTATATTGCAGCTCATTTTTATTATGCCATAGGTAATCTTGATATGGCTACACAACATTATCATATGGGAATAGAAAGTATAGATGAAAAAGATTCGTCTTTATCCCTATCGAGACTATACGCTGGTCTTGCTAATTGTTTTGTTATGAAAAAAATGTATAAAAAAGCTCTATCTAATGCTATGAAAGCTTTAGAGTTGAGTAAGAAAGTAAATTTAAAAGTTCAATTGCTAATTAACCAACATACGGTTGCATTATGCTATGCCAGTCTACATAATTTCAAGGAAGCAAAAATTTATATTGATAAAAATCTAGATATTCTAAAGGAGCTTGAATACCCTATTCTAGAGTATCAAACCCGTGAATTAAAGATTAAAATCCATATGCAACTTGGTATGACGGCACTAGTCAAATCCGAAATGAAAAAAATTGAGAAAGTGTATTCAACAATTAACAACCCCTATATTACAAATTCATATAATCAACTTCTAGATATGGTTAGAGTAATGGAGGAAAATAATAGTTTGAAAGTAAAAAAGTGACTAAAAATTCTGTGAGTCTCATTTTTTTTATAATAATATTAAGATTTCTCATATTTTTTATAGCGTATTAAAATAAATATTTTAATGGTGTTTGTCCGTTAAGTTATTAAATAAAAGCAAAATATGTGTTAGGCTGTTTTATGGCACTTGATTTGCATGGTGAGTGTCAGGAAGGGAGGCTCGATGAAAGATATTATTCTTTTAATAGATGATGATGAAATGAACCTAAAAAGTATGGCGTCAAACTTGAGTTTAGAATTTGAAGTAAAGGCTTTTTCTGATCCAATCAAAGCTCTTGAATATTTATCACATTCAAGTGGAATCAATTATGTCGTAAGTGATTATAAAATGCCAGACTTTGATGGCATTGAAATTCTAAAATTCATTAAATCAAATTTCAAAATAAAAACTGTTTTATATACAGGTTATGCAACTGAGCAATTAAAGAAAAAAATTCAATTTAGTGGAATTGACCTTTTTTTTGAGAAGCCAATCGATATAGAACAATTCATTTTAACTATAAAAAATTTGGAGGTAAAATGTTAAGTAAATTAATGGGAATGATCAGAGTTTCATTGCTAGTTCTTTTATCCGTTTCCACCTTGAGTGCAGATGAGTATGAGTTAACATTCATTCCTGAACTGCCCGTACCATTAGGTACTAACGATGACGGTACTATTCTTGTTGGGCAAGACTTCAATAATATGGCAGTTGTTTGGTCTGCAGAAACAGGTGCAACAGTGATTGGTGAAGGTGCTGCATGGGGAGTTTCTGATGACGGAAAAGTTGTTGCATCTCTAATAAATAATGATGGACTCGAAGAAGCTGCAATTTGGCAAAATGGAGAGATTACTTGGCTAGGAAATATTCCTGGAGGTTCTGTTTGCGATACATTTATTAGCTCCGGTTTGGCAATCAGTGCTGATGGTACAACTGTAACAGGTATGGGTTGGCATGATGACTGGTCTGCTGAGGCATATTATTGGACTGCTGAAACAGGAATGGTTGCTTTAGGTCAGGATTATGGTGCAAGTTCAAAAGCTCAAGCTGTTTCTGGAGATGGCTCTATCATTGGAGGATGGAACGAAAACGATATGGGCTGGAGATGTTCTGTGATATGGGACAAAGATGGAAATAGAACATATATTGGTTCACCTTCAGGTGGGTTAGATGGTGAAGTTGGACATATAAGTAGCAATGGTACTGCTTATGGATTTGGTTCAGGATCTGGTGAGTATGAATTAACATCTTGGATGTGGACTCAAGAAGGTGGAATGACTGATCTTAGTGGTCCTGATTGTCCTTCATATGTGAAACAATGTTGGGCTCTTTCAGGTAGTGATAATGGTACAGCTGTAGGTAATTATTTTTACAATGGTTTTATGGACTTTAGGTCTTGTATCAGAACTGAAGAAACAGGAACTATGACAGACTTAAAAACTTATCTAATTGATCATGGTATGCAAAATATTGATGCATGGAGTTTTAATAGAGCTATGGTAATAAATAATGCAGGTACTCATATAGCTGGTCTTGGCATAAATGATATGGGGGATATGGGTGGATATCTTCTTAAACTTGCAAATGTTGGCGTTCCTAATGGCTATATATCTGGTACGGTTACTATCGATGAAACTTTTGGCATGATAAGTGATGTTGTGTTAAAACTTGGAAGTCAATATATTCATCCTTCAAATGATGGTACATTCACATTTGAATCATCTGTAGGTACTTTTACATTAAAAGCTTCATTATATGGTTACAACCAGTTTGTTGAAACAGGGATTGTTGTAAACCCAGAACTAACAACTACAATTAATGTCAACTTAGATTTATGTGAAGAGCCTCTGAATATTCCTAGAAATCTTATTGTTGATACTGAGATAGGTAAAATTGATTGGGATGCTGCTCTTGAAGGTTACAGCTCTTTTGCTGGATGGAATGATGGTGTATGTATTGATGGTATGGGTATGGGAGAAGCTGGTACTACAAAAGTTGCGATTAGATTTGATACAGAATCGTTGATGAATTATTCTGGCGGTTTCCTTAAAGGTGTAAGATTTTTTCCAAAAAGTAATGTTTCTACATATACTGTTAAAGTTTGGGTAGGTGCAGATGCTGCAAACGAAATTGCTTCTATTCCTGTTCAAAATTTTGTAAATAACCAGTGGAATTATGTTGATCTAGATGAATTGATTGAAATAAATGCTATGGATGAATTGTGGATAGGGTATGAAGCAAATTCTCCTGAACAAACTTATCCGTTTGGTCATGATGATGGTCCTGCAATAGCTGGTTACGGTGACATGCTATACTATTATGGAGCTTGGAACTCTCTTGCGTCATTTGGTTTTGATGCAAATCTTTGTATTGACGGATTGATTGTAGATCCTCAAGGTAAAGCACTTGTTATGAAAAGACCTGAAAAAAGAATTGAGAAAGCTTCATCGGATATTGAATATCCTGAAACAAAAATTGCAAGTGGTAACATTCCTTCTGATAATAAAGAGTACACAGGATACAATGTTTATCTTAACAATTATGCAAATCCAGTAGCTTCTAATATTTCTGAAACTGAATATACTTTCGAAGGTTTAGAGCCTAATACTCAATATTATGCTGCTATTGAAACACAGTATGCATCTGGTGAAGTTTCAGAGATGGTAATGATTGATTTCATATATCAAAAAGAAGCTGATTATCTTGAGCCAGCCAATTTAGCTTTTGAACAGTCAACAAAAACTCTTACTTGGGATATGCCTGGTATGTGGCTTGGATTTGAATCAGGTGTTTGTAGTGAAGGTATTGGACTAAACGATGGTGGTGAATTTGCTGCTGCTATAAGATTATCTTCTGAAATGCTTGCTGATTATGAAATGTCACATTTAACCTCTATGAAGTTTATTGCAAAAGATGTTTCTGTAGATTTCACTCTAAAAGTTTGGAAAGGTGAAGAAGCAGAAGAGTTAGTTTATGAGCAGGAAATTGAGAATGTTATTTTAGATTCTTATACAATTGTTACACTTGATGAACCTGTCGTTATAAATGCAAACGAAACTGTATGGATTGGATATCAGATTAGCAATCAAGCAGTTGGCGTATATCCAGCTGGTGTTGATGAAGGACCTGCTATTGCAAATTGTGGAGATATGCTTTGGACACAAAATGAAGGTTGGACAGAACTTGCAGACTGGGGAGTAAACAAGAACTGGAATCTTCAAGCTTATATTGAAGCAGATGGTAATATGATAAAACTTAACAAATCAGGAATTGCAACCAGTGAAGACAAAGAAGTTAAAAACTCTATCTTGAGCACCGGTAATGTGAATGAATCCAAAGATCAGATTGTTACATGTTACAATGTTTCACTGGATGGTAATATTATTGCGACTGTTACCGACAGATCTTATGTATTTGGAGATTTAACTAATGGTGTGCATACTGCCGGTGTGGTTGCTGTTTATGCAGATGGTCAATCTGAAATGAGTACTTTAGAATTCAATTATACTGTTGGTATTGAAAGTTCATTACCTAATAATTGGAATTTAAGTCAAAATTATCCAAATCCTTTTAACCCTGAAACTACTATTAACTTCAGTGTTGTAGATGGTTTTGTTGGAAAAGTATCATTAAATGTTTACAATAGTAAAGGTGAGTTTGTTCAAGAGCTAGTTAGAAATAATCTAAAGAGTGGAAATTACTCTGTTACTTTCAATGCTTCTTCAATGAGCAGTGGTATATACTATTGTATCATGAATGCAGGGAATTATACAAAGTCTGTTAAAATGGTTTTAATCAAATAATCAATCCCGTAAAAAGCTGCTATGAAAATAGCACTTTCCTCCCAGGAAAAGACAGCGAGTGTATACACTCGCTGTTTTATTTTAAAGATACATTTTTTTATGAACTTGAATAATATCTACCTTAATTTTTTTCTTTGTAATGTTATTACCCAATTAGCACATCAATAACGATATTCAATCAAAAAAGATTTAAACATCTCTATTGATTAAATCTTTATTGCAATAGTATGCAATCTAGTGCAGCAATAAGCGTTTATAGGTAAATGTTGTGACAAGTCTTAAGTGTTGTTGAAAACATTAGATAGGTAACTGTGATATTTTGGCATTTTAATTGCTATTTGAAACTACGGAGGTAAAAATGAAAATAGCAATTACAATATGGAATGAAATCGTTTCTCCTCTTTTCGATGTTTCATCGAGAATTATGATAATTGAAAATGAAAAGATAGAATACCTTGATGTTTCAGGAATGTGTCCATTTGAGAAGATTGATAAATTAGAATTAAAAAAAATTGATATTTTTCTATGTGGAGCAATTTCGCTTGGAGTTCGAGTATATGCAAAATCAAAAGGTATTGAAGTTTATCCATTTATTACTGGGAATGTAAGAGAGATTTTAGAAACGATACTAACAAATAAAGCTGAAATTCATAAATATCAAATGCCTGGTTGTGGTAGAAGGCACAGAAGATTTAGAAATTGTAGAAATTAATTATTTTAGGAGGGTGTTATGCCTGGTAGAAATGGAAAAGGTCCTTTAGGTGAAGGTCCTATGACTGGTAGAGGAATGGGAAGATGTGTTAATAACGGTGCAAATCGGATGTTCTTTAGAAGAGGTTGTGGTAATGGTTTCGGTTTTTCTCGAGCAAAGGAGAGTACATATGAAAATTCCGAATCTATTAAAATGATTGAGGATTTAAGAAAAAAAATTGAAGAGTTGGAAGAGATTATAAAAAAAAATAAGGAGTAAGAATTGAAAATAGCATTTACTGTGAATGAAAGCAAAGAAAGTACTTTGTTTGATAAAAGATTTGGAAGAGCTGGGGCAATAGCTATATATGATACAGAAAATAAAAAAATTGAATTTCACAACAACTTACAAAACCAGAATGCTGCTCAAGGTGCTGGAATCCAGGCAGCTCAAAATATAATTGATTTAGGAGTTTCTGCACTTGTTACTGGAAATTGTGGACCAAAGGCATTCAAAGTATTGTCTCAGTCAAATATAATTATCTACAATTGCAATAGTAATAGTTTGATAGAGGCTATCGAGGAGTATTCAACAGGAAAATTGTCAAATTCTATACAAACAAATAGTAATATTTAATTTGTATTGTTAAGTTTGATTAAATGAAGTGTTGAGGTAGATAATGAAAATTGCCATGGAGTGTGTTCCGTGTTTTCTAAAACAAACTGTTAGTTCCCTAAAAATGATTACACTCGAGGAGCATGATCAGGAAATAGTTCTAAGGGAGGTTCTTGAACTGGCTTCTAAGATTGATTTTGAGCTTTCTCCTCCGGAGTTCGGTCAAATGATTCATAAACTTATACGGGAAAAAACAAATAGCACTGATCCCTACAAAAAATTAAAAGTATTGGCAAATCAAAGAGCAAAAGAACTTTATAAAGTTATTCAACCCAGAGTAATGAAAGCAACAAATCCTTTCTACATGGCAATAAAATTTGCTATTGCTGCTAATATAATGGATTTTGGTGTCTTTTCTGATTGGAATGAAGCTAATGTTATTGAATCTTTCAATAAAGCTAAATCAAAAGAGATTTGTGGAAAAATATGTGATAGACTTTATAAGAAAATAAGTTTAGCAAAAAATGTTCTCGTTTTAGGTGATAATGCTGGAGAAGTTGTTTTTGATAAATTACTCATTGAAACATTCCCAGGAAATGCTAAAATTTATTATGCTGTAAAAGGTAGTCCTGTGATAAATGATGTAACTATTGACGATGCTTACGATGCTGGTATCGGTGAAGTTGCTGAAATTATCTCAAATGGTACAGATATACCTGGGACTGTCTTTGAGAAATGTTCCTCACAATTCAGAAATATTTTCAACAGTGTAGATCTAATTGTTTCAAAAGGTCAGGGTAATTTTGAAACTTTGCATGATAGAAACAAAAAGATTTACTTTATGTTACAAATTAAATGTAGAGCAATCGCCGATAAATATGGTTACAATGTCGGCGATTGGAAATTGGTAAACCATTAATTTTTGGAGTAAATAGTGCGTATTGCAATTGCATCTGGCAAAGGCGGTACGGGAAAAACTTCTGTTTCTACAGCAATTGCAGAAGCAGTAAAGGGTTCCTGTTACTTTGATTGTGATGTAGAAGAACCAAATGGCTTTCTTATTTTAAAACCCGAAAATATTAAATGTGAAAACATCTATATAAAAATCCCGAAAATTGAGCCTGATAAATGTACTAATTGTAGAAAATGCTACGATATATGTAGATTTAATGCAATCTATTTTGCAGGTGATAAAGCAAATATTTTTGAGGAATTATGTCATAGTTGTGGTGGGTGTAATCTTGTGTGTCCTACGGGAGCTATACAA
This window encodes:
- a CDS encoding dinitrogenase iron-molybdenum cofactor biosynthesis protein — encoded protein: MKIAFTVNESKESTLFDKRFGRAGAIAIYDTENKKIEFHNNLQNQNAAQGAGIQAAQNIIDLGVSALVTGNCGPKAFKVLSQSNIIIYNCNSNSLIEAIEEYSTGKLSNSIQTNSNI
- a CDS encoding DUF89 family protein, translated to MKIAMECVPCFLKQTVSSLKMITLEEHDQEIVLREVLELASKIDFELSPPEFGQMIHKLIREKTNSTDPYKKLKVLANQRAKELYKVIQPRVMKATNPFYMAIKFAIAANIMDFGVFSDWNEANVIESFNKAKSKEICGKICDRLYKKISLAKNVLVLGDNAGEVVFDKLLIETFPGNAKIYYAVKGSPVINDVTIDDAYDAGIGEVAEIISNGTDIPGTVFEKCSSQFRNIFNSVDLIVSKGQGNFETLHDRNKKIYFMLQIKCRAIADKYGYNVGDWKLVNH
- a CDS encoding T9SS type A sorting domain-containing protein; the protein is MLSKLMGMIRVSLLVLLSVSTLSADEYELTFIPELPVPLGTNDDGTILVGQDFNNMAVVWSAETGATVIGEGAAWGVSDDGKVVASLINNDGLEEAAIWQNGEITWLGNIPGGSVCDTFISSGLAISADGTTVTGMGWHDDWSAEAYYWTAETGMVALGQDYGASSKAQAVSGDGSIIGGWNENDMGWRCSVIWDKDGNRTYIGSPSGGLDGEVGHISSNGTAYGFGSGSGEYELTSWMWTQEGGMTDLSGPDCPSYVKQCWALSGSDNGTAVGNYFYNGFMDFRSCIRTEETGTMTDLKTYLIDHGMQNIDAWSFNRAMVINNAGTHIAGLGINDMGDMGGYLLKLANVGVPNGYISGTVTIDETFGMISDVVLKLGSQYIHPSNDGTFTFESSVGTFTLKASLYGYNQFVETGIVVNPELTTTINVNLDLCEEPLNIPRNLIVDTEIGKIDWDAALEGYSSFAGWNDGVCIDGMGMGEAGTTKVAIRFDTESLMNYSGGFLKGVRFFPKSNVSTYTVKVWVGADAANEIASIPVQNFVNNQWNYVDLDELIEINAMDELWIGYEANSPEQTYPFGHDDGPAIAGYGDMLYYYGAWNSLASFGFDANLCIDGLIVDPQGKALVMKRPEKRIEKASSDIEYPETKIASGNIPSDNKEYTGYNVYLNNYANPVASNISETEYTFEGLEPNTQYYAAIETQYASGEVSEMVMIDFIYQKEADYLEPANLAFEQSTKTLTWDMPGMWLGFESGVCSEGIGLNDGGEFAAAIRLSSEMLADYEMSHLTSMKFIAKDVSVDFTLKVWKGEEAEELVYEQEIENVILDSYTIVTLDEPVVINANETVWIGYQISNQAVGVYPAGVDEGPAIANCGDMLWTQNEGWTELADWGVNKNWNLQAYIEADGNMIKLNKSGIATSEDKEVKNSILSTGNVNESKDQIVTCYNVSLDGNIIATVTDRSYVFGDLTNGVHTAGVVAVYADGQSEMSTLEFNYTVGIESSLPNNWNLSQNYPNPFNPETTINFSVVDGFVGKVSLNVYNSKGEFVQELVRNNLKSGNYSVTFNASSMSSGIYYCIMNAGNYTKSVKMVLIK
- a CDS encoding DUF5320 domain-containing protein; translation: MPGRNGKGPLGEGPMTGRGMGRCVNNGANRMFFRRGCGNGFGFSRAKESTYENSESIKMIEDLRKKIEELEEIIKKNKE